The genomic stretch CGCCCACCAGGCCGCACCGGATACGCCGCTGATGCTCGACATCAACTGCGTCTGGAACACCGAGGACGAGGCCGTGCAGTTCTGCGAGGACGTGGCCGGCATGAACGCCGCCTGGGTCGAGGAACCGATCTGGCCGCCCGAGGACATCCCCGCCATCGCGCGCATCCGCGCCGCATCGCCGGTGCCGATTGCGGCCGGTGAATGCAACGGCACGGTGGAGGATTTCTGCCGCATGCTGGAACTGCGCGCGGTCGATGTGGCGCAGCCGTCCATCACCAAGGTCGGTGGCGTATCGGCCATGATGGAGATCGTGGAACTGGCGCGCGAGGCCGGCGTGCGCCTGGTGCCCCATTGCCCGTATTTCGGCCCCGGCCTGCTGGCGACGCTGCATGTGCTGGCCGCGGTCGAGGAGGCCGAGCCGATCGAGATCTACTTCGCCGACCTGGCACGCCCGCCCTATCCGGCGCTGGTGCCGCGGGGGGGCGCGATCGCGGTGCCCTCCACGCCCGGGCTGGGGTTCGAGCCGGAACTCTAGCGGTTCTTCC from Roseomonas fluvialis encodes the following:
- a CDS encoding mandelate racemase/muconate lactonizing enzyme family protein — translated: MRISRVTTHHHRTDFTFGASAAGAGGNLHLRAMDTLLVRVETEDGLHGWGEGFGFTLVETTKDAVDRLIGPACIGQDARDIATLMRMLARRFHNFGRNGAVSFGLSAIDIALWDIRAKAAGVPLHTLLGDAARASVPAYASLLRYGKPDDVARNVTEALSRGYRHIKLHEFDLACIRAAHQAAPDTPLMLDINCVWNTEDEAVQFCEDVAGMNAAWVEEPIWPPEDIPAIARIRAASPVPIAAGECNGTVEDFCRMLELRAVDVAQPSITKVGGVSAMMEIVELAREAGVRLVPHCPYFGPGLLATLHVLAAVEEAEPIEIYFADLARPPYPALVPRGGAIAVPSTPGLGFEPEL